The Brevibacillus choshinensis genome includes the window AACGCAGGCGACTGTGAAACCGCCGACGTTCATTTTGTTTGTCAACGATCCAGAACTTATGCATTTTTCCTATGAACGGTACATAGAGAACAAAATACGTGAGGCATTTGTTTTCGAAGGCACGCCTGTGCGTATTTGGACGAGGAAAAAAACGTAGGGAGAGGAAACCGCCATGGTGTTATTATCCTGGGTGATCAGTTACCTAATCGGTTCGATCAGCTTTAGTTATCTTATCGCCAAAAAAGTTGCAGGAATTGACATCCGTTCACACGGGAGCGGCAATGCGGGTGCTACGAATACGTTGCGAGTGTTGGGGAAAGGGCCCGGAATTGCTGTATTGATTCTGGATGCTCTAAAAGGTCTCGCGGCTATGGGGATTACTCACCTCATTACAGGGGATCCTACGGCATATGCGGTATCTGGTTTATTTGCGATCGCTGGTCACAACTGGCCGATTTTTTTCGGATTTCGCGGGGGGAAGGGCATTGCCACCACTCTTGGTGTAGCTCTGGGCTTCTCTCCCTTAGCTTTTCTTATAGGTGCCGTACTGGCAGTTATCCTGATCGCAGTGACTCGATATGTATCGCTCGGTTCATTAGTGCTTGTTACCGTTTTACCCATTGCTGTCTATGTGTTGGATAAGCCCATTGCTTTTTTCTGGACAAGCTTGATACTCGCAGTCTTCGCCTATGTTCGCCATTATAATAATATCCGAAATCTTTTTGCAGGGACTGAACGGAAACTGGGAGACAAATCACACCGCAAACTAGGCTAGCTCTGATCGGGATGTACTTTTAAGAGCGAGCGGTTGGAAAGTGGAGGGAGATCGATTGATTCAAAATGTTGCCGTAATTGGCGCAGGCAGTTGGGGAACTGCACTCGCTTCGGTTTTGGCGGATAACGGACATCAAGTCACACTCTGGGTGCGAAATGCCGAACAGGCTGAAAGCATTAATTCGAATCATATGAATGAAAAGTATTTGCCTGATGCCAAGCTCTCTGCAAGTATTGTAGCGACTTCGGATTTGAATGCAGCTGTTTCGGGAAAACCGGTCGTACTCCTGGCCGTTCCTTCCCATGCAATGCGACAAGTATGTCGTGATCTCGCTCCAATGCTGGCACAGGATGTCCTGCTCTTACACGCGGTAAAGGGCTTTGAGCTTGAAAGCCTCAAACGCATGTCTGAGGTCATGCACGAAGAATTGCCTAAGTCGATTGCTACAAGGCTGGCAGTGTTATCTGGACCGAGCCATGCTGAAGAAGTCGTGCGGCGCCAGCCAACAACGGTTGTCGTGGCTTCTGAATCCGAAGATAGCATGCTGCACGCGCAGGATTTGCTGATGAATGGCAACTTCCGCGTCTATACCAACCCTGATTTAGTTGGTGCAGAAATCGCGGGGGCTCTGAAAAATATCATTGCGCTCGGAGCCGGTATGTCTGATGGACTCGGTTTTGGGGACAACGCAAAGGCTGCTTTGTTGACACGCGGCCTCGCGGAAATTAGCCGATTGGGTCTGAAACTCGGAGCTTTACCGCCTACATTCTCAGGTCTGGCGGGGATTGGGGACCTGGTTGCGACCTGCACGAGCAAGCACAGCCGCAATTGGCGTGCAGGTTTTCTGCTCGGACAGGGGAAAAAGCTCGAC containing:
- a CDS encoding NAD(P)H-dependent glycerol-3-phosphate dehydrogenase, which produces MIQNVAVIGAGSWGTALASVLADNGHQVTLWVRNAEQAESINSNHMNEKYLPDAKLSASIVATSDLNAAVSGKPVVLLAVPSHAMRQVCRDLAPMLAQDVLLLHAVKGFELESLKRMSEVMHEELPKSIATRLAVLSGPSHAEEVVRRQPTTVVVASESEDSMLHAQDLLMNGNFRVYTNPDLVGAEIAGALKNIIALGAGMSDGLGFGDNAKAALLTRGLAEISRLGLKLGALPPTFSGLAGIGDLVATCTSKHSRNWRAGFLLGQGKKLDDVLAEIGMVVEGVRTTQAANVIAKREDVEMPITHVLYGILFEGKDPRQGVEQLMGRLKTYEMEYLNPDHK
- the plsY gene encoding glycerol-3-phosphate 1-O-acyltransferase PlsY, whose product is MVLLSWVISYLIGSISFSYLIAKKVAGIDIRSHGSGNAGATNTLRVLGKGPGIAVLILDALKGLAAMGITHLITGDPTAYAVSGLFAIAGHNWPIFFGFRGGKGIATTLGVALGFSPLAFLIGAVLAVILIAVTRYVSLGSLVLVTVLPIAVYVLDKPIAFFWTSLILAVFAYVRHYNNIRNLFAGTERKLGDKSHRKLG